The Tautonia plasticadhaerens nucleotide sequence GTACGTATGGCCGAAGGCCCCCGAGAACAGGTCCCAGTAGAGCGGCCTCCGGACGTCGGCGGCGGTGGAATGCCCCTGCTCGTCCGGCTTGAAGTCGATGGGGTGGTCCTCGTAGATGGGCTCGCCGTCAACCACCGGCTTGACGGGGGAGCGGTCGTAGTCGGCCCGGGTCTGGGCGTACCGGGGGGCGAACTCGACGACGTGGCCGTTCTGCCTCATGTTGAAGTCGAGCCAGTCGTCGTCGTGGAACCACTGCGACGAGCCCTGGCCGCCGGTCGGGTGGAAGGTCATCGGGTGGGCGCCGCCGTCCCCCTCGGCGAGCCCCCGGGCCATGGCCCGGATGACCTCGGCGTGCCCGTCGGACTCGATCGGCCGGTCGCCCCCGAGGATCCAGACGAGCTTCGCGTCCTTGTAGCGCTCGCCGAGCCACCGGCCGAACGCCTCGGCATTCGTCGGGTCGAAGACCTCCGGGCCGACGCCCCACTTCTTGTTCCACTTGTCTCCCCAGGTCGGCAGGAACCCGACGACGAGGCCGAGGCGGTTGGCCTCCCCGACGACGAAGTCGACGTGGTCCCAGTAGTCGTCCTCGGGGCCGTCTCCCACGTCGGGGCGGGCCGGGTCGTGGTCGACCAAGGGGCGATGGCCGTAGGGATTGGGCGTGTCCAGGCCGTCGAGTTCGGCCAGGGCGACCGCCTGGATGACGGTGAAGCCCTTGTCGGCCCGGTCTTGCAGGTAGCGCCGGGCCTGCTCCCGGTCGAGCCGGTGGAACAGCTCCCAGGCCGTGTCCCC carries:
- a CDS encoding glycoside hydrolase family 140 protein, producing the protein MQPIAIVRSAALAVVLLSGAAGRSTAQAPDLGVGDEGRFLVTDDGSPFFWLGDTAWELFHRLDREQARRYLQDRADKGFTVIQAVALAELDGLDTPNPYGHRPLVDHDPARPDVGDGPEDDYWDHVDFVVGEANRLGLVVGFLPTWGDKWNKKWGVGPEVFDPTNAEAFGRWLGERYKDAKLVWILGGDRPIESDGHAEVIRAMARGLAEGDGGAHPMTFHPTGGQGSSQWFHDDDWLDFNMRQNGHVVEFAPRYAQTRADYDRSPVKPVVDGEPIYEDHPIDFKPDEQGHSTAADVRRPLYWDLFSGAFGHTYGHHSVWQMWDEGREPINRPLMPWHEAIDQPGAGQMQYGRWLIESRPSLSRIPDDSIIVPDAVTSAVPGAGRYRYVATRDAQGRYAMVYAPLGRAFRVRMDALSGDTARAWWYDPRTGAATEIGTFPSEGEREFLPPSPGEALDWILVLDDDSQGFPPPGSKAD